The Vibrio gazogenes DNA segment CCGGATAAGCCACGTCCAGCCCGACAGCTTGCATACGAATATTGGTTATATACTCGACATATTGACAGAGGATATCTTTGTTCAGACCAATCATTGAGCCATCTTTGAACAGATATTCCGCCCATTCTTTCTCTTGCTCAGCGGCAGTCTTAAACAAGTCGAAACATTCTTGCTTACACTCTTCTGCAATCTGAATGAACGAAAAGTCATCCTGACCATTGCGCAGGAGATTCAACATATGTTGTGTGCCGGTCAGGTGCAGCGCTTCATCACGAGCAATCAGCTTAATAATTTTGGCATTCCCTTCCATGAGCTCTCGCTCAGCAAAGGCAAAAGAGCAGGCAAAGCTGACGTAAAAACGAATCGCTTCAAGTGCGTTGACTGACATCAGACACAAATAGAGCTTTTTCTTTAACTCATGGAGGCTGACAACAACAGTCTGATGGTTGATCTCATGCTTGCCTTCACCATAACGGTGATAGTCGTTGGTCAGTTTGATCAATTCATCATAATAATGGGCAATATCACCGGCCCGTTTAATAATGTGTTCATTTTCAACAATATCATCGAAAACGGTAGCAGGATCATTGACGATATTACGAATAATATGTGTGTATGACCGAGAGTGAATGGTTTCAGAGAAAGACCAGGTCTCAATCCATGTCTCCAATTCAGGCAGTGACACTAAAGGAAGCAGTGCCACGTTTGGACTGCGCCCCTGAATAGAATCGAGCAGCGTCTGGTATTTCAGATTAGAGATGAAAATATGCTTTTCATGCTCGGGCAGATTGTTGTAGTTGATTCGATCTGTCGAGACATCGACTTCTTCGGGACGCCAGAAGAAAGAGAGCTGTTTCTCGATTAATTTTTCGAAGATCTCATATTTTTGTTGGTCATAACGTGCCACGTTTACAGGTTGACCAAGAAACATCGGTTCTTTGAGCTGGTTGTTCTTTTTTTGTGTAAAAGTGCTGTAAGCCATAGTTGCCTCAATCTGTTTCACCCTCTCGTTGAGAGAGGGTGTAAAACTGGTATATGTTGACAGAGAAAAGTTCTATCCGGTATACGCGTTAAATCTTACAAGCGCCACCGGCACAATCATCATCTTCAGTGATTGATGAAGTGACATCCTTCTGATCGTCTTTCGCGCCATCTCTTGTATTGTGATAATACAGGGTTTTTACACCGAATTTATAAGCAGTCAGTAGATCCTGAAGTAGTTGCTTCATTGGCACTCTGCCGCTTGCGTAACGCGTCGGATCATAGTTTGTATTTGCAGAAATCGATTGGTCGATAAATTTTTGCATGATACTTACAAGATGTAGATAGCCTTCATTTGAACCGATATCCCACAAGAGCTCGTAGTTAGATTTCAACTCAGTAAACTCAGGCACCACCTGTTTCAAAATACCGTCTTTCGATGCTTTCACTGAAATATAACCACGTGGTGGCTCAATCCCATTGGTTGCATTTGAAATCTGAGACGATGTTTCTGAAGGCATCAGCGCTGTCAGCGTTGAGTTTCTCAAACCATATTCCATGATATCGGCACGAAGCTGATCCCAATCATAATGCAATGGTTCAGCACAGAGTTGGTCGATGTCCTTTTTGTAGGTATCAACTGGCATCAGGCCTTTCGCATAGTTGGTTTCATTGAAAGCAGGGCAACGACCTTGCTCTTTTGCCAAATTCATCGATGCTTTGAGCAAATGATATTGCATGGCTTCAAAAGTACGGTGAGTGAGGTCATTGGCACTACCATCAGAATATTTGACGCCATGTTTTGCCAGATAATAGGCATAGTTGATCACGCCAACACCCAGCGTCCGGCGATTCATGGTTGCTTTACGCGCAGCAGGGAGTGGGTAATCTTGATAGTCAAGCAGCGCATCCAGTGCGCGGACAACAAGATCAGAGAGACCTTCAAAGTCATCTAAAGACTGAATCGCACCAAGGTTGAAGGCAGACAGCGTACACAGTGCTATTTCGCCTTCTTCATCTTCAACATTGTTCAATGGCTTGGTTGGTAATGCAATTTCAAGGCACAGATTCGATTGACGAACCGGGGCAACGCTGGCATCAAATGGACTATGAGTATTGCAGTGATCAACGTTTTGGATATAGATCCGTCCAGTGGAAGCTCGTTCTTGCATCAGCAGGGTAAAGAGTTCAACTGCTTTTACGGTTTCTCGCTTGATTGAAGCGTCATTTTCATACTGAGTATACAAACGCTCAAACTCTGCCTGATCTTGGAAGAAGGCATCGTAGAGCCCCGGTACATCCGAAGGGGAGAACAAAGAAAGATTGCCACCCTGAACCAGACGTGTATACATTAACTTGTTGAGCTGAACGCCGTAATCCATATGGCGGACTCGGTTTTCTTCAACACCACGGTTATTTTTAAGGACCAGCAGAGATTGTGCTTCGCGATGCCACAGAGGATAAAAGACTGTCGCAGCCCCCCCACGAACGCCACCTTGAGAGCAACACTTTACAGCGGTTTGGAAGTATTTATAGAAAGGGATACAACCGGTGTGAAATGCTTCTCCGCCACGGATTTCTGAACCCAGTGCACGAATACGACCAGCATTGATACCAATACCTGCACGTTGTGACACGTAACGGACGATAGAACTCGATGTTGCATTGATTGAGTCGAGGCTGTCACCACACTCAATCAAAACACAGGAGCTAAATTGGCGTGTCGGGGTACGGACACCGGACATAATCGGTGTTGGTAACGAGATCTGAAACTTCGACGTCGCATCGTAGAAACGTTTGACATAGCTCAGCCGTGTTTCCTGAGGGTATTTGGCAAACAAGCAGGCTGCGACCAGAATATACAGGAATTGGGCACTCTCATAGATCTGTCCTGTTACACGGTTTTGGACAAAATACTTACCTTCCAATTGTTTGACGGCAGCATAAGAGAAGTTTAGATCGCGGCGGTGATCGATATAGTTGCCCAGTTCGATCCACTCTTCCTGCGTATAATCTTCAATGAGATGGCGGTCATATTTGCCCATCTCAACCAGTTTTGTTACGTGATTAAATAATGTCGGCGGCTCATATTGACCGTATGCTTTTTTCCTCAGATGGAATACGGCAAGTCTGGCGGCAAGATATTGGTAATCTGGCGAATCTTCGGAGATTAAATCGGCGGCGGATTTAATCAGTGTCTCATGAATGTCGGAAGTGGTGATGCCGTCATAAAACTGGATATGGGCTCGGAGTTCAACTTGTGAAACCGATACATTTTGCAGCTCTTCTGCTGCCCATGCGATAACCCGATGGATCTTATCTAGATCGATTTGTTCTTTACGTCCATCGCGCTTTGTAACTGTGAGTTGTTGGTTCATTCTGCTTTATTTCCCTAACAAAACTGATAAGACCGACTATGAATTATTTGAGGTTTAGGGTCTTGCTTATCTGATATAAATAACATTATGCGTCAAACACAATATATAGGGTCTTCGTGCCTTGCGGATTACAAGATAGTGCTATTGCGGGTTTATTTCAAGTTTGTCATCAGGGGACATCTTGTGGATAACCAGCGCATGAAATTTTTTTGTTAGTAGCTGCTTACTGAGAACCTGTGTTTACAAGAGAATGGCAAAACAGGTGACATTTATTTGAGTGAAGTTCTACTAAAATGAAAAAAAAACAGCTTGATCTTTAGTGGTAAATGATCAGATCAAATCTCTGGTGTTAATTTCATCAATATGTATGAAAAACGTGCACCAGCAAGCCGATGCACAGACTTGATACAAGGTCCAAAAATGACCTTATTCGGGCAATATGGTATGCACAATATAATTGACATCGACTCGATGTCCGAGACGATATGTTTGGGTGAAGGGATTGTAGTGTAGCCCCGTGATCCCTCGTTCTTGCAGTGGGGTCTGATCAATCATCCGGAATAACTCTGAGGGACGGATAAATTTCTCATGGTCATGTGTGCCTTCCGGGACAATCTTCAGCAACTTTTCTGCACCGACAATCGCAAATAAATAGGATTTCAAATTACGGTTTAGGGTTGAAAAGAACACATGTCCGCCGGGCTTAACCAGTCGGGCACATGCCTGAATAATGGATTGAGGTTCAGGGACATGCTCGATCATTTCCATACATGTGACCACATCATAAGCGGCTGGATGACGTTGGGCGTGTTCTTCAATGGTTGTCTGGACATAATCAATTTTTAAATGACTCTCTAGTGCATGCAGCCGTGCAACTTCGAGTGGTTCTTTTCCCATGTCGAGGCCTGTGACCGTCGCACCTTCGCGTGCGATACTTTCAGTGAGAATACCACCACCGCATCCGACATCCAGAACGTGTTTACCGAATAGCCCATTGGCTTGTTGCAAGACATAATCTAGGCGAAGTGGGTTGATTTGATGCAGTGGTTTAAACTCTCCTTCCAGATCCCACCATCGGGAAGCCATGTCTTCAAACTTTTGAATTTCTCTCGGGTCCACATTCTGTGTCGTCATTTTCAGATCCGTTGTTGATATCTACATTGTCGCAATCGCGATGTACCGTTTTGCTCGTCGTATTATACAGAAATGCAATGTCCCCGAAAGTTTCAGTCTCTGAAACCCGCAATATTTACTATCTATTCATCTCATCAATTGATCCTGGTTCGCTAATATCCTGATGACGGTAGAAAGTGGATTGGCTTATACGTTGAAAAAATGCACTGATGAATCAATGACTCTTGAAGAAGTGAATAAAATATAGGCAGTTAATTCGCGACCGATGTAACAAGCTGAGAAAAGGAGAGTGAAAGTGATGCCGAAGTAGCAAAACCTGTGTTATATTTTCCGGTCTTATACGTATCGAATATACGATCAAACTATAGAGGGACAATGGCTCTATGAGCGATCTAGCTAAAGAGATCACGCCTGTCAGTATAGAAGATGAGCTGAGAGGCTCGTACCTTGACTATGCAATGTCGGTCATTGTAGGTCGGGCACTTCCTGATGCACGTGACGGACTTAAACCTGTGCACCGTCGGGTACTATACGCAATGAGCGTGTTGGGGAATGATTGGAATAAACCCTACAAAAAATCGGCCCGTGTTGTCGGCGATGTCATCGGTAAATATCACCCCCATGGTGATAGTGCCGTCTACGACACAATTGTACGGATGGCACAACCGTTTTCACTTCGTTATATGCTGGTCGATGGCCAGGGCAACTTTGGCTCAATTGATGGTGATTCTGCGGCAGCAATGCGTTATACCGAAGTTCGGATGGCAAAAATTTCCCATGAGCTGCTTGCCGATCTGGATAAAGAAACCGTCGATTATGTCTCAAACTACGATGATACCGAGCAAATTCCAGCCGTATTACCAACAAAAGTACCGAACTTGTTGGTCAATGGTGCTTCTGGAATTGCGGTTGGTATGGCGACCAACATTCCGCCCCATAACTTAGGGGAAGTTATCGATGGATGCCTTGCTTTCATCGACAATGAAGATATTACGATCGATGAATTGCTCGAATATATTCCGGGCCCGGACTTTCCAACTGCTGCCATGATTAGTGGACGGAAAGGTATCATTGATGCCTATAAAACGGGTCGGGGGAAAATTTATCTCCGCTCCAAAGCGGATATCGAAAGTGATAAGAATGGTCGTGAAACCATTGTTGTGACTGAAATTCCGTATCAGGTCAATAAAGCTCGTCTGATCGAGAAGATCGCGGAACTGGTCAAAGATAAAAAAGTCGAAGGTATCAGTGCACTGCGCGATGAGTCTGATAAAGACGGGATGCGTATTGTTATCGAATGTAAGCGTGATGCTGTCGGAGAAGTGGTACTGAACAATCTGTATTCACAGACTCAGTTGCAAACGACTTTCGGGATTAACATGGTTGCTCTCGATAATGGTCAGCCCAAACTGTTTAACTTGAAAGAACTGTTAAAGTGTTTTGTTAACCATCGCCGTGAAGTGGTCACCCGTCGTACGATTTTCGAATTACGTAAAGCTCGGGATCGTGCTCATATCCTTGAAGGTCTGGCTCTTGCACTGGCAAATATCGATGACATTATTGAGTTGATTCGTCGTGCACCGACACCAGCAGAAGCCAAAGCGGGTCTATTGGCGCGCGGCTGGTCTTTAGGGGATGTGGCAGCGATGCTGGAACGTGCGGGTGTAGACTCTGCACGACCTGACTGGCTGGAACCACAATATGGTATCCGTGATGGTCTGTATTTCCTGACAGAGCAACAGGCACAAGCGATTCTTGAGTTAAGACTGCACCGCCTGACCGGTCTTGAGCATGAAAAGATCCTCGATGAGTACAAGGGATTACTGGAAGAAATCGCTGAGTTAATGTTGATTCTTTCCAGCACTGAACGTCTCATGGAAGTTATTCGGGAAGAACTGGAAACGATCAGAAACGGTTTCGGTGATAATCGTCTGACAGAAATCACAGCTGCTTCACATGATATTGATATGGAAGAGCTGATCGCGCGTGAAGATGTCGTTGTTACTTTATCTCATGAAAGATATGTGAAGTATCAGTCTCTGAGTGATTATGAATCCCAGCGTCGTGGTGGTAAGGGCAAAAGTGCCACGAAGATGAAAGACGAAGATTATATTGAACGTCTGTTGGTGGCGAATACACACGATAATATTCTGTGTTTCTCGACGCGTGGTAAAACGTATCGTCTCAAAGTGTATCAGTTACCTCATGCGACTCGGACTGCGCGAGGGAAGCCAATCAATAATATTCTTCCGCTGGAAGAAAATGAACGGATCACGGCTATTCTTCGGGTTGCTGAATATGCTGCAGATAAATTTATCTTTATGGCAACCGGTGATGGGACGGTGAAGAAAACACCGCTTGATCAGTTTGCCAATGTTCGCTCTAACGGTCTGATTGCTGTGAACTTACGGGATGACGATTCATTGATTGGTGTCGATATTACGGATGGGAACAGTGAAATCATGTTGTTCTCTAAATTCGGTAAAGTTGTGCGCTTTAAAGAAGCAGAAGAAATCGCCGTCGTGGATGAAAATGGTCAACCAGTGCTGGATGAAAATGGCCAGCCGGAGATCAAATTCAAAGGCGTGAGACCAATGGGTCGTACTGCATCGGGTGTGCGAGGCATGAAACTGGCTGATGGTGATCAGGTGGTATCGTTAATTGTACCGAAGACCGATGGTGATGTACTCACAGTCACTGAAAATGGTTATGGTAAGCGCACCAGCCTGTCTGAATACCCAACGAAAGGCCGTGGGACTCAGGGGGTTGTTTCAATCAAAGTATCTGAGCGTAACGGTAGCGTCGTTGGTGCGGTGCAGGTTGATGAAGGTGATGAGTTTATGATGATCACCAATGCTGGAACATTGGTTCGAACCCGTGTCGGAGAAGTCAGTCAGGTTGGTCGTAATACTCAGGGCGTGACACTGATTCGGACTTCAGAGGACGAAAAAGTGGTCGGCCTACAGCGAATCGAAGAAGTGGAAGATGCTGATATCGATATTGATATCGAGTCTGAAGGTGCGCTAACAGGGGATGCTCCTGAGGTTTCGTCATCAGACGTGGCATCGCCTAATGAGGATGATCTCTCAGATGAGCAAAATCAGTCTGAAGATGATTAATTCTGACG contains these protein-coding regions:
- the nrdB gene encoding class Ia ribonucleoside-diphosphate reductase subunit beta, with product MAYSTFTQKKNNQLKEPMFLGQPVNVARYDQQKYEIFEKLIEKQLSFFWRPEEVDVSTDRINYNNLPEHEKHIFISNLKYQTLLDSIQGRSPNVALLPLVSLPELETWIETWSFSETIHSRSYTHIIRNIVNDPATVFDDIVENEHIIKRAGDIAHYYDELIKLTNDYHRYGEGKHEINHQTVVVSLHELKKKLYLCLMSVNALEAIRFYVSFACSFAFAERELMEGNAKIIKLIARDEALHLTGTQHMLNLLRNGQDDFSFIQIAEECKQECFDLFKTAAEQEKEWAEYLFKDGSMIGLNKDILCQYVEYITNIRMQAVGLDVAYPEAVNNPIPWINAWLSSDNVQVAPQEAEISSYLVGQIDNQVNLDDFEGFEL
- the nrdA gene encoding class 1a ribonucleoside-diphosphate reductase subunit alpha, yielding MNQQLTVTKRDGRKEQIDLDKIHRVIAWAAEELQNVSVSQVELRAHIQFYDGITTSDIHETLIKSAADLISEDSPDYQYLAARLAVFHLRKKAYGQYEPPTLFNHVTKLVEMGKYDRHLIEDYTQEEWIELGNYIDHRRDLNFSYAAVKQLEGKYFVQNRVTGQIYESAQFLYILVAACLFAKYPQETRLSYVKRFYDATSKFQISLPTPIMSGVRTPTRQFSSCVLIECGDSLDSINATSSSIVRYVSQRAGIGINAGRIRALGSEIRGGEAFHTGCIPFYKYFQTAVKCCSQGGVRGGAATVFYPLWHREAQSLLVLKNNRGVEENRVRHMDYGVQLNKLMYTRLVQGGNLSLFSPSDVPGLYDAFFQDQAEFERLYTQYENDASIKRETVKAVELFTLLMQERASTGRIYIQNVDHCNTHSPFDASVAPVRQSNLCLEIALPTKPLNNVEDEEGEIALCTLSAFNLGAIQSLDDFEGLSDLVVRALDALLDYQDYPLPAARKATMNRRTLGVGVINYAYYLAKHGVKYSDGSANDLTHRTFEAMQYHLLKASMNLAKEQGRCPAFNETNYAKGLMPVDTYKKDIDQLCAEPLHYDWDQLRADIMEYGLRNSTLTALMPSETSSQISNATNGIEPPRGYISVKASKDGILKQVVPEFTELKSNYELLWDIGSNEGYLHLVSIMQKFIDQSISANTNYDPTRYASGRVPMKQLLQDLLTAYKFGVKTLYYHNTRDGAKDDQKDVTSSITEDDDCAGGACKI
- the ubiG gene encoding bifunctional 2-polyprenyl-6-hydroxyphenol methylase/3-demethylubiquinol 3-O-methyltransferase UbiG — translated: MTTQNVDPREIQKFEDMASRWWDLEGEFKPLHQINPLRLDYVLQQANGLFGKHVLDVGCGGGILTESIAREGATVTGLDMGKEPLEVARLHALESHLKIDYVQTTIEEHAQRHPAAYDVVTCMEMIEHVPEPQSIIQACARLVKPGGHVFFSTLNRNLKSYLFAIVGAEKLLKIVPEGTHDHEKFIRPSELFRMIDQTPLQERGITGLHYNPFTQTYRLGHRVDVNYIVHTILPE
- the gyrA gene encoding DNA topoisomerase (ATP-hydrolyzing) subunit A → MSDLAKEITPVSIEDELRGSYLDYAMSVIVGRALPDARDGLKPVHRRVLYAMSVLGNDWNKPYKKSARVVGDVIGKYHPHGDSAVYDTIVRMAQPFSLRYMLVDGQGNFGSIDGDSAAAMRYTEVRMAKISHELLADLDKETVDYVSNYDDTEQIPAVLPTKVPNLLVNGASGIAVGMATNIPPHNLGEVIDGCLAFIDNEDITIDELLEYIPGPDFPTAAMISGRKGIIDAYKTGRGKIYLRSKADIESDKNGRETIVVTEIPYQVNKARLIEKIAELVKDKKVEGISALRDESDKDGMRIVIECKRDAVGEVVLNNLYSQTQLQTTFGINMVALDNGQPKLFNLKELLKCFVNHRREVVTRRTIFELRKARDRAHILEGLALALANIDDIIELIRRAPTPAEAKAGLLARGWSLGDVAAMLERAGVDSARPDWLEPQYGIRDGLYFLTEQQAQAILELRLHRLTGLEHEKILDEYKGLLEEIAELMLILSSTERLMEVIREELETIRNGFGDNRLTEITAASHDIDMEELIAREDVVVTLSHERYVKYQSLSDYESQRRGGKGKSATKMKDEDYIERLLVANTHDNILCFSTRGKTYRLKVYQLPHATRTARGKPINNILPLEENERITAILRVAEYAADKFIFMATGDGTVKKTPLDQFANVRSNGLIAVNLRDDDSLIGVDITDGNSEIMLFSKFGKVVRFKEAEEIAVVDENGQPVLDENGQPEIKFKGVRPMGRTASGVRGMKLADGDQVVSLIVPKTDGDVLTVTENGYGKRTSLSEYPTKGRGTQGVVSIKVSERNGSVVGAVQVDEGDEFMMITNAGTLVRTRVGEVSQVGRNTQGVTLIRTSEDEKVVGLQRIEEVEDADIDIDIESEGALTGDAPEVSSSDVASPNEDDLSDEQNQSEDD